The following proteins are co-located in the Citrobacter freundii ATCC 8090 = MTCC 1658 = NBRC 12681 genome:
- the rhtC gene encoding threonine export protein RhtC — protein MLTLFFTVALVHIVALMSPGPDFFFVSQTAVSRSRKEAMMGVLGITCGVMVWAGVALLGLHLIIEKMAWLHTIIMVGGGLYLCWMGYQMLRGAFKKQDVAAPTPQVELAQSGRSFLKGLLTNLANPKAIIYFGSVFSLFVGDNVGTGARWGIFALIIVETLAWFTVVASLFALPKMRRGYQRLAKWIDGFAGALFAGFGIHLIISR, from the coding sequence ATGTTAACGCTATTTTTCACCGTTGCGTTGGTGCATATCGTTGCGCTGATGAGCCCCGGTCCCGATTTCTTTTTTGTTTCTCAAACTGCGGTTAGCCGTTCGCGCAAAGAGGCGATGATGGGCGTGCTGGGTATTACCTGCGGCGTCATGGTCTGGGCTGGCGTGGCACTGCTCGGCCTGCATCTGATTATCGAAAAAATGGCCTGGCTGCACACCATTATTATGGTAGGTGGGGGGCTGTATCTGTGCTGGATGGGTTATCAGATGCTGCGCGGCGCGTTTAAAAAACAGGATGTTGCAGCTCCCACTCCGCAGGTTGAGCTGGCGCAGAGCGGACGCAGCTTCTTGAAAGGTCTGCTGACCAACCTGGCGAACCCTAAAGCCATTATCTATTTTGGCTCCGTCTTCTCATTGTTCGTTGGCGATAACGTGGGAACGGGTGCGCGTTGGGGGATTTTTGCCCTGATTATCGTGGAAACGCTGGCGTGGTTTACCGTGGTCGCCAGCCTGTTTGCGCTGCCGAAGATGCGTCGTGGCTATCAGCGCCTGGCGAAGTGGATTGACGGTTTTGCCGGGGCGCTGTTCGCGGGTTTCGGCATCCACCTGATTATTTCGCGCTAA
- the recQ gene encoding ATP-dependent DNA helicase RecQ yields MAQAEVLNLEMGAKQVLQETFGYQQFRPGQEEIIDTVLSGRDCLVVMPTGGGKSLCYQIPALLLNGLTVVVSPLISLMKDQVDQLLANGVAAACLNSTQSREQQLEVMAGCRTGQIRLLYIAPERLMLDNFLEHLAHWNPMLLAVDEAHCISQWGHDFRPEYAALGQLRQRFPTLPFVALTATADETTRLDIVRLLGLNDPLIQISSFDRPNIRYMLMEKFKPLDQLMRYVQEQRGKSGIIYCNSRAKVEDTAARLQSRGISAGAYHAGLENAVRAEVQEKFQRDDLQIVVATVAFGMGINKPNVRFVVHFDIPRNIESYYQETGRAGRDGLPAEAMLFYDPADMAWLRRCLEEKPAGQLLDIERHKLNAMGAFAEAQTCRRLVLLNYFGEGRQEPCGNCDICLDPPKQYDGLMDARKALSTIYRVNQRFGMGYVVEVLRGANNQRIRELAHDKLPVYGIGREQSHEHWVSVIRQLIHLGLVTQNIAHHSALQLTEAARPVLRGEVPLQLAVPRIVALKPRAMQKSFGGNYDRKLFAKLRKLRKAIADEENIPPYVVFNDATLIEMAEQMPVSPSEMLSVNGVGMRKLERFGKEFMALIRAHVDGDDEE; encoded by the coding sequence GTGGCGCAGGCGGAAGTGTTGAATCTGGAAATGGGCGCTAAACAGGTTTTGCAAGAAACCTTTGGCTACCAACAGTTTCGCCCTGGTCAGGAAGAAATCATTGATACCGTGCTCTCTGGTCGCGACTGCCTGGTCGTTATGCCGACCGGCGGCGGTAAATCCCTGTGCTATCAAATTCCCGCATTATTGCTAAACGGACTCACCGTTGTTGTTTCTCCGCTGATTTCCTTGATGAAGGATCAGGTCGATCAACTGCTGGCCAACGGCGTGGCGGCGGCGTGCCTTAACTCTACTCAAAGTCGTGAGCAGCAGCTTGAGGTGATGGCAGGCTGTCGTACAGGACAGATTCGCTTACTGTACATTGCGCCCGAACGCCTGATGCTGGATAACTTCCTTGAGCATCTGGCGCACTGGAATCCGATGCTGCTGGCGGTTGATGAAGCGCACTGTATTTCGCAGTGGGGGCATGATTTCCGCCCCGAATACGCGGCGCTGGGACAGTTGCGCCAACGTTTCCCAACCCTGCCGTTTGTGGCGCTGACCGCGACCGCGGATGAGACAACCCGGCTGGATATTGTGCGTCTGCTGGGACTCAACGACCCGTTAATTCAGATCAGCAGCTTTGACCGCCCGAACATTCGCTACATGTTGATGGAGAAGTTTAAGCCGCTCGATCAGCTGATGCGCTACGTGCAAGAGCAGCGCGGTAAGTCTGGCATTATCTACTGTAACAGTCGCGCTAAAGTCGAGGACACTGCCGCGCGTCTGCAAAGCCGTGGCATCAGCGCCGGGGCTTATCATGCCGGGTTGGAAAATGCCGTACGCGCCGAGGTGCAGGAGAAATTCCAGCGCGACGACCTGCAAATCGTGGTGGCGACCGTGGCGTTCGGTATGGGGATCAACAAACCTAACGTACGCTTCGTGGTGCATTTCGACATTCCGCGCAATATCGAATCCTATTACCAGGAAACCGGCCGCGCCGGGCGTGATGGCCTACCGGCGGAAGCGATGCTGTTTTACGATCCGGCTGATATGGCATGGCTACGCCGTTGCCTCGAAGAGAAACCCGCTGGGCAACTGCTGGATATCGAACGGCATAAGCTCAATGCGATGGGGGCGTTTGCCGAGGCACAAACCTGTCGTCGCCTGGTGCTGCTGAATTATTTTGGCGAAGGGCGTCAGGAGCCGTGTGGTAACTGCGACATCTGCCTCGATCCGCCAAAGCAGTACGACGGACTCATGGATGCGCGTAAAGCGCTGTCGACGATCTACCGTGTTAACCAACGTTTTGGTATGGGCTATGTCGTCGAGGTTCTGCGTGGCGCGAATAACCAGCGTATTCGCGAGCTGGCCCATGACAAACTGCCGGTCTATGGCATTGGACGTGAGCAAAGCCACGAACACTGGGTGAGCGTTATTCGCCAGCTTATTCACCTGGGCCTGGTGACGCAGAATATTGCTCATCACTCCGCGTTACAGTTAACCGAAGCCGCGCGTCCGGTGCTGCGCGGTGAAGTTCCACTACAGCTTGCCGTGCCGCGTATTGTGGCGCTGAAACCGCGCGCGATGCAGAAATCCTTCGGCGGCAACTATGACCGCAAACTGTTCGCCAAATTGCGTAAGCTGCGTAAAGCCATTGCCGATGAAGAGAACATCCCGCCGTACGTGGTGTTCAACGACGCTACGTTGATTGAAATGGCCGAACAAATGCCGGTTTCGCCGAGTGAAATGCTGAGCGTCAACGGCGTGGGAATGCGTAAACTTGAACGTTTTGGCAAAGAGTTTATGGCGCTTATCCGCGCACACGTTGATGGTGATGACGAAGAGTAG